The nucleotide window TCTTGCTACGTTACCacaagatcctcaatgaGGCAGAGTCACATTGAGCTCGTGAATTCCAACCCGAGGCTATAGCAACGACAATGCTAAATTTAGCATGCCCGAGAGAGCCATTCAGAGATCGTCAGTGAGAAACGGGTTGCAAGTACAGGGGGGCTCCATGGTTAGTTTTGGGCGGGACGCTGACAACGCATGGATTTATGCTGCAAGTGGCAGGAGGTCACACAGAAGCGGAATTCCGTTCTGAAGCAAATTTTCAATGAAGCTAAGTTTTAAAGCGTTGATTACCACTGAGAAATGCATTAACATGTTGGACTTAAAATGATTTCAATTCATTAGGTAGATAGTAAACCGAGAAGACTAGTACCTTCAGCCGTTTCATCTCTGGAGGTGGCGTAACTATTCCCGCCATATAACCGTTTCAGCCCAACCAACCAGCACGGTAGCATTGACCACAGCCCTATCTTGTCAACTGAGGAGCCTCTCGGGTCGCTCGCCGTGTGATTGGTAGACGGATGAAAAGAAACCATCGAAAATTCTTTGCTAACTTTCTGCGGGATAGCTTTCTTACTCAGCCTCTAGAGGCTAAGCCTCAGCATAAATGCCGAGAACTTTCGAGGTCATCTGCTGGCATATGATTCTGCGGTCAGCTTTGCTCAGGCACGCGGGAATAAGAAGGATTCTGGAAAATTGTATCTGCCGATGCGGTGAGGGTTGATAGTGAGAGTGAGATCGAGTGGGAGCGGGGGTTGCAGGAAGAAGTCAAACAAAGTGAGGCTTGTTTGTTAGACTACATCTAGAAGTAAGTGGCTAGCATGAAAAGGATGGATATGGCATATACATTTGATCCTAAAACCCTAAGGCCATCTTAGCATCAGACTAATCCCAGCGAGGCTATCCCTCGTCCAATATTGAAAACTGTCTCCTCCGGCTTCCGATTGTGAGGCTGAGTTCAGCCACGACGATACAAAATCCTCAAGGATCACTTTGCATTGACCAGTCGCAATAGAGGCATGTAGGATATAGTTTCCCGAGAGTCAGAGTCAAAATCTAGTGACGGAGAAGATTGCATCAAAAGTGTCCGTAAAGTCCGGGCGGTCGGGGATTTCCTAATCAAGCTTACTGCAACAAACAGCTTATTCTGCAATACTACTCTGGTCAAACCTTACTTACGGCTTATAGTTTCTCCTATAGCCTCAACCTACGCTGACTACAGCATTGATGGCCGTCATCTCCAGACTGGCGATTGGTCTCGCTCCTCTCCTGCATGGTGTCATATCCGGGAAAAAGGATACATCATAGACGTGTACGTGTATTACCATATGTCTCAAAGCAGTAATGATTGAATCTAGTCGCAGGCAAGTAGAAAACCGTAAGTACTTTCGTACTATAAATCACGCCGCCGTAAACTTGCTGAAATACTTACATATTTAGCTTCAACCAACACCACAACTGCCGAAGATGCCCAAAGAAGTACAACATGCAGTACTCACTCAACCCCCACGAGTCTTCTACGCATTGGCTTCGTCCCGTGGGTTTGACAGCATCAGAGTGGAACCAATGTTCGGGCCGTTCGAAATCGTGATACTTTGATTTTCTGTACTGAACCCAAAACTGCAATGATATTTCTCATTTTTCGACGACTTCGTACGGCAGCATAACGGTCAAGAAGTTGTGCCACCCCGGCTTATGTGAAATGGCTTCATGTGCGGGGTTTTCAACTGCCACAAACGCTTTGGACTGCAGACCGAATGATGTGATTATCATGGAGAGGTCGTACTGGGCTTGCGAATTGAAACTGGTGTGTTTGTTGGATCTCAGTGCGTTGCGATGGGAGAAGACGGTTATATTAAGACAGTTTGTCCGGCTTTCTCAAATGCCAATTCAGAATTCTCCAAGAGAACATTCTTTCTTCCAAGTTCTGATCCGTCATTATATGTACTCGCCCACAGCCCCCAACTACACTCACCGTCATATCTCTCTCCAAAATGGCTTCATACTACCCAGAAGGCGAATGCTACTTCGTCAGAAGCTCTCTGAGATATAGCTCCCACTGGTCTGCAGACAACGAAGCTAAGTTCTATAGAACCGTTCTTCTCGAGTACTACTGGAATGGATGGCCAGCGACTGGCGTGACCCAAAGATCCCATCCGAGGTCACGCTGGCAGCATGGTACACCTGCAGGAGTCGGAGGCACGCGCTTCGGAGACTGGGACAGGTTCTGGGTGGGCGAGAGCAGAAACAAGTCCCCGAACGATATGCTCAGAATCCACAGTCATCCCAACAGCCTTAACTGGAATGAATGTCGGGATCACCAGAGGGGTGGCCCCAGAAAGTACATCCTTCGACCAGTGGAAATCCAGCACCAAGATACCCAGTGGCTGTGGATTGATGCTACGATTCCCCTGAGAGCGATCTACTTCCCCGTCGCTTACAGGACAGACCAAGCCTTCCCTAACCTGTGCACCTATGTCGTTATCGACCTTAGGCACAGAGGGCAACTTCAGATGTTCAGTATTGGCGGGCTCACCAGGACTTTGAATATCACCTCCTACAACGGTCTTGGCTGGCATGATGATCTCACATGGGGTTTCAACATAACGGACATCATTGCCTATCTTTCCATCCCACATAAGCTGCGCAATCCGGACTATGGGTTGTTTGCATCCAAGCCGCGTGGCCAAGAGCTGGTCGTTTATGCCAACTCATCATTGACTTGGAGGTCAGATCCTAAGGACATCCAACACCATGGGAACTTCTTCCGCGAGATGGACTTCGCCAGAATCCTCAGCGCCACCTTTGCTGTCGAGGTCGGTTGGAGACCATACCAGCACAACCCTTTCCTCAGGAACCTGGTCGTCCGAGCCATTCAGCTAGGCCTTGGCCTCATCCCGGGCGTCGGACCCATCTTCTCCGTCGCATTCGGAATGGCAGTTAAGCTGCTCACAGACCCCGACTCGTTCGGCAGTGATGATATTCTTGATTTACCTTTTGCTATTCTGGAGAGTGTGATTAGCTCGGGCAAGAGATCTCAGAAGTTCATCGCACCAGATTGGCTTGCACAGTGTCCATGTGGCGGCCAACAGCAAGGTGCGCCGTTGACAAATCAGCAGAAAGAGGACCGCAAGAAGTTGGGCGAAGAGATCAACAATCGTCTGACTGCCGAGTTGAATGCTCAGCCTATCATACGCTCTCTTGAGGAGcaagagaagcttctcactGGACGCGCTGAAGAGATTCGAGATGAGGCTACGCAGACAACCCAGGAAACCGAGCCggaggagaagcaggaaGCTGAGGAGCAGTACATTAAGGACGGGACTGAGGAAACTGGTGAGAAACATGATTAAGAGTTACGGAACATGGTCACTTTTTATGTCTCGGTGGATTACTGGGGAATTATTCACTCCTTCCATGTTTCAGTTCTGGGACGGCATTTTGTATTTGTAGCTTTGGGAAATTGACATCGCCGACTGAATAGAGCTTGTGGTGACCACGGGGAGGTCAACGAGCCGCTAAATCTGGCGAGCTTGGCTGCGAGACTGGATATTCTATGGCATAGTTACGGAACGAAGACATGCCTTGATTTCGTTGATTTCATGCTCATAAACTTCATCCTAGGAGGCAATGCTTAGCCTCAAAGGCGGAAAGCACAAATTTCTTCTAGTCGAAATCTATCACTTGTCTTCTCTAGAAGGTCTTTGACTCTATGCAAGATTCGAAATCCTTATTGAATCCTCTGAAAGGTATCTCTAACCTTTCCAAAGACACATACAAGTTTCAGCTTTCTTGATCCAGAAAACGGTTAGGAAATCGAGATTCCTCTCCCGGATCACCTGGGTTGACTCGACGAAATGAGACGACGCCCTCAGTCTTAGTGCCTCGATAGAATCTTGAGCCAGGTGGGAGGACACAAAGCTCCTTGAGCTGCGGAACGGCTTCGAGGATATGAGTAATGAGATTTGAATGCCACTCATGATCTTGGGCACCAGATGCGTAATAATGGATCCAATCAATGTCCTCGGAAGCAGAAGGGGCCGAATCGGCCTGGCGCAGTCTTGCATTGAGCTCGAGCAAAGCTTCCAGGCTGTACTCCTGAATCATCCACTTTTTGTCGAACGCGAATGCGAAACGTCGCAATTGCTGCATTTCCTTGAGGCGCCCAATGAGCTGTGCAACCTGGTCACTCTATCATCCTCATATTAGTAGAGTAAGGCAATACAAgacagaagaaggaaaggTAGGGTTCTCACAAAATTAGGCAGCCTCGGTTTCTTCGTAATAGGACCGTGTTCCAACACGAAAGTATCTCTGTCCAGTTGGTAAATAACTAGTGAATGAAGGTGCGGAAGGCTTTGGTGTATCATTCGAAGAGTGTTTTGGTCGATACAGGCAAGAGTCGTTGATTCGAGAGGAACCCTGGTAAGATCGTACTTCAGACCCTTTAGCGAGGGCATTGTTGATTGCAGGGCTGCGCGATGACCCCATGCGGTTGTACGAGGAAGATGAACTGCCTTGACGCTATCGTGAGTGAATTGACGCATTATGGTAGTGAAGCTCGGGCGGTTCCTTTGACCAGAAAAGATGACGGTCTTTGGCCCCTCCCATTTGGGCGTGTTGGACAAAAATTCCATTACACTCTGGAGGTGAGGATCATCAAAAGAATGGGGGACAACCCGAGGGAAGCTGAAATGATTACGAAAAGTAAAGTCTATGGCGTCGACACAGGAAAGTTTGGAAATGAATTCGCTAATAACCGCGATTCTGCTTGCCCAGAGATGAGAGTCGGAAACAATGTCGTGAACGCTGCAAGGCTCGATGCGGATAGTAACAACCCTGGAGGACAAGCTCAGTCAATATGTCTCAGTTTTCGGATACTGCAGACGAGTACTTCGCATAGGGGAGAATTCGCTTCGTGAAGGCTCTCAGTTCACCGTTTAGAATAGACCTCATCTCTCGAGATAATGCTTTGAAGTCCCCAGAGAGTATAATCTTGTTGAAGATCAGAGGCATGAGGGCTGATCGAAGTTGCTTGGACACCAAGGTAGCGACTCTGACACCACGGAAGGTGAGCTGTGATGCAATCATAAAAAGTACTTCGGttggcatcttctccagCAAACTTGAAGGTGTGGATTTGCAAAGACTGTTCATCGTGGCGACAACGCACTCTTCTCCTGGTTGAGTTTCCATGGCTGCAAGGTAGACGATTTGTCGCTGTTAGGcaagatggaagagaaggTTGAAGGATGTAGAACTTAAGAACTTAGCACGCTACGCATTATTTCTTTTCCGGGAAGACCAGAGAAACTAAGTTACCTGAAGGTTTGAGGAGAGAGTTCTGATGCTTAAGCGAACAGGACTCAGGAGACAAGAAAGTGAGTTtgcagtgccagtgccagtgccaggcTTTGATCCCAATTTGGCCGAGTTGAAGAGTGGCGGATACAGTTTGGAACATAAAATATGTAGGACTTCTTCTACATTTGGGATTCATTTGACTTGTTGGGGCGTGAAGATCGAAGTGTTCAATACGCATGTTACGACCATTACCCTTCCACGACCCCTCATACGACAGATCAGGTGTCGCTCACCGATCTCACAAGAAAAAAAtaatcttctttttattcaTCTCAAGTATTTTCCGGTCTCAAAGTTAACCTTTGACAGCTATCACGGGTGAAATGGGACATGGTATCCTTTCTGCAATACAAGGTTCACCTCGAAGCTTCTCTGATGACTAACAATCATTGGCGTCACGGGAATTTGCCTGGCCAgcttgcccttgcccttATCTCTGTTGCTAGTTATACCAGTGCCGCAGAGGCCTAAATGAAACCTGGTACCTAGGCATCATCCGCGTGGGTTGTTGCGAAAGTCTCAAATCCTGACCAACACATTGTTTCATACAAAATCAAGAACTACCATATCATCCCGAACTGTAATATCTGACTTCCAGGTCAAGACTCTTAGTTCATAAGCCAATTCTGCTTGCCCTCCATCTCAACCACTCCAGTCGGGTACCCTCGAAGCCCACTCCAATGCCCATAACCCATTCTTCATCCCGCACACATCAAGTTTCTATTCATACATTGTCAAATACACATCAAGCGTGGACCCGTAAAAGCACCGAGATGCGAGTGTTGAAAGGGTGTCAAAGCAACACACACACAGATTTGCAGGTAAATCTGCTTTCCTAAATAAATATCATTAGAGTTGAAAGATAGGGAGTCTTCAAAGTTCAAACCTACTCTCACAAATACTTGGTCTAAGTTGCAGCGCTCAACAAAACACATCAGTCTTGGTTGAGGTCCAGTAGAAGGCTGGGAAAACGGGTTTCCTCCCCGAGGTTGTCGCTAGATTCTCGCTGAACATGGATTTTATCATCACGTCTAGTTCCTCTGTAGAAGGTTGGATGGTTAGACGAGACACAGAGCTCCACAAGAGCGGGAACTCGAGTCATGATCACCGTCACAATCTTATCGATGTAGAAATTGTCCATTTCGACCATGGTCATGGGACGATATGTTCCTTCATCATCCCCCCAGTCATGTGGGGCGAGGTGACCGTGAAGTCTCACAAACCATAGCGTGAAAGCAAAGCGGCGGAGACAAGGCATCCTCTTAAGTTGATGAACCATTCCTCTGACATTTCGGTCCTGACAGAGAAAGTTAGCTACAGAAAAACTTAGTATGTGAGGATTTCCCTTACCAAAGCAGATTGATCGTCAAACCAGACCAATCCGAACGGCCAGCATCTAAAGTCACTGTACATAGTAAGGCCGGGTGTATCTTCGTGAAGGATGAGTGATTCAAGCTTGGGGAAGTCCTTTCTGACTTCCCTAAGGAAGTCTTGGTCGAGGCTTGGGACTACGTGTCGGGTCTGCTGATTGTTGACTGTTCTGTCGACGTGTAAGGCTTTGAGAGTATAGGCATGAACAGAGCTTTTCAACTTCGTGTAATGCTTCCTGTTGAGCCCCCCGGGCAGCTGAACGGCTCCGAGAGCTGCGGGCTGAAAACGTCGGAATATGGCATTGAAATTCGTATCCACAGGGTCATCCAAGAAGGTAAGAGACAAGGGCTTGGTAGTATCGTAAGGCCACCAACTAGCGTTACGTAAAGCCTTGTTGAATGAAATGCAGTCCCGAGGGCGTGGGAAGCTTAGAGAAATGTTCACTCCGCACAGTCGATCTGTTGAGCGAAACAAAATTCCGAAATGATGGAGGTCATTTCTTGCAAATCGTAAAGGCAAATTATTAGTATGCGGAGGATAATAGATTCTGATGGTGATAAATCTAAATATGGTCAGTACTCGGGTCTGGTCTAGTTGGCGGCAGTGGAGAGTCAAGATGTACTACCTGGTGAAGGTCAGGATCATTTTTCTCATATCTACCGAGATGTTGTCGGCATCTGGTGAGAAGAGAGGTATCAAGCATCCAGCGATGTGTTTCACGGAGCCCGAGAATTCGATCATCGCGTATCGCCGATGGAGGAAGATCTGCCGGAATCTGGTAGAAGCCCTGGCGATGCCTACGAGCTCATCGTCACGCAGATAAGATCCGATGATAAACAGAAGCTCAGTGGGCAACGCTGGAAGCGCCGCGATTGTGTGTTCCGACATGTTGATACGACCTTCTTGCTTTACTTCGCGATGTTGTGTGTGAACTTGAGCAAGGTTGTTTGAGGAAGATGTCTAAGTTgggggctagaagtgttattttgcagttgagatttgtggctgggagcttattccggcagagaaaACCTAGAACCTAGAAGCAACTGAGGTATTGACCAAATTTAGATTTAGGCAGGCAACAAAGTAACAAGAACTCAAAACTTCACTTCGAGAGACAAATGGCGCAATTGTTTTCGCGTCAACGAAGTGAAGGGTCGAGAATAGTGAAGTCTCAGTTTGGACGAAGAAATAGGCATAAAGTGGCAAAATTTGTGTCACTCGTCATGATTAATTAAGAGACTTGGGCAAGATCTCTAGATACTAGTAAACCTTTAGAACTGTCACTTCTGGCAACTTGGCTTTCTAtcagaagttttcttgctcccggGCTTTGGTAGGACGCAGTGGATGGGCGAGAACGCCCACACTGCTTGTTCCAGCACGAATGCCAGTTGCATCTATTGCCAGTCTACTCATCTGCACTGCCATGCCTCAAGTATGAGCTAGGTATGGAAGTCCTTTCTGAAAGCAAGGTAAAACTCAGGTATTTTAACACAGGGTTGAGAAAAAAGTGTCATTTCTCGCAATGAAATGTCCCAGTAAAACTTCTCTACGATAGCTTTATGCATAAGAAGAAAATATGGGATTTTTCTCTTTACGCCTTTCGTCAGCGTGACGTGGTCAGGTAAGAAAAACTGGTGATACCTATCACGATGCAACAAGATAGAAAGAACAAATTACCACTTGCTGCAAAAACGACGCTTTAATCCTCAAAAATCCCCGTCGAAATCGTTAGAGCATCAACTACTGGAGCTAAACCACAGGTTCTGATAGCCGATCGACTGTGCAGTGTCGACGTACATAGCGCAGAGGTCCATcccttcagcttcatcgCCACGGCCCCTTTCAGCTCGAAGCATCCATCAAGCTTTAATTCCCCAAAACATTCGGGAATAAGTCCTTCTGTGAAGGATCCTCGAAAGACTCTTTAGAAATGTTCCACACGTCGCCTGTGAGAGTTGCTCTGTAGAACACGGGATTCACAGGATCTTCACTTGTGATGCAAACCTCCTCAAGACCTTTCGCACGGGCGGCAAAGTAGGTAGTCACCAATTTGGATACGCCTTCAGGTCCGTGAACTTCGCCGGGCCCCagatctttttctttcatcatcatcatgcccaGTAATTGCCTCGTGATGGAGTCGATAGAAATGTCGTTAGACTCCAATGGACACATACTGATTGCAAACCGACGTAGCCGCCGCAACTGAGTAAGGATGAAAGCGGCCTTTGCGATCTCACGGCACTGAGAGGGCTGTTAGCAACATCGATACCAGGTCAGCGAATAACAAAAGGTTACTCACCCAGCGATAGCTATTATCTGAGTAGCCCCTGTAGAGGGTTAGACCACGGCGAGAAAATCTATCATAAATTTCCAATGATTCAAGGTGAGGAAAGTCTTTGGCCATCATGTTGGCCACCTGATTGTTGAAGACTGCCATTCTTGATACGCGATAATAGATGCAGAGGTATTTGCTGAGGCGAAGTGAAGTGAGATTAACGCCGTTGCGTGCGATTTGGCCACAGTGGTCTAGCAGCGATGTAAGAGGTAGAGAAATTCCCTTGAGGGCCCCGGACTTGAACTTTCCCACGATTTTGCCAATGTCCCAGTACTCGGCGTAGTTCTTGAAATAAACATGCTTAGGGCCATGCCAGTCTGCGCCCCTGCgaatgaagctgatgaaCCGGAATGCTTCTTTGGGATCTGGGAGCCAGATATCAAAAACAACTCCATGGAGGTTCGGTGTATCCGCCAAAAAACGCCCGATAGGTATGGTATCAACTCCGCAGCGTTGAACCCAAGCTCTCATTTCGAAGATGCTGTTGAATTGTGTAACTTCAAATGTCACGAACCTGTCACAAAAATAAGCCAAGAACTTGAGTTGTAAAAGTAGTGGAGAACACTCACTTCGTGTGATGATGGGCCAAATGGCGGAATGAAGCATTCTTGCGCTTGAAGTAGGCGTTGAGGCTGTTTGTCAGCTCCTCCATGTTACCGGAAAACTTAAGATGCTTGCAGATTCTCGGGAGAAGTATGTCGCAAAATCTCGTTGATACGAGCGTCcagttcttgatctcattgGAGGACATGTTGTCCCCGATCATACACACAATCTCTGTTGGCATGGTCGCAAGTGACGGGGTTGCGCCCAATCCCGCCATGATCGCAATGCCTCATATGCCACCACTTAGCAGAGTAGGCAGAAAGGTCAAAAGAAGGAAGTCTTGTTGATGCGCTCGAGTTTGTGAGGAGAGAAGAGCGGTTGGTGCAAAGAAGGTTGCAGCTTTGGAGCCTACCGGGTGGgtggaaggaagaagaggctccGTGAATGCGGTCTGATTTTTGGTGTGacgcaagagaagaaagcaaACAGATAAAAACCTGAAAGGTGAAAAGGTAGAGAATTGAAATTCAATCGAGGTTTATTGCCCCCAGAGAGCGTCCACAGTAGGCCAGTGAATCATAGACAATGCCTGCCACTGCTAGAAAATGCCCGCACGTTCCCGCCTGAGACCTTGCAGACCGCACGCGCAGGCAGTGTTAACAAGACTCTATCCTGCATTGAGCCAATCAAACGTGTTCAATAACTCGAATCGAAAGTTGAGCCTCCCCGCCAAACCAGAACTGAACTGGTCCAGTGATCCAATGTCACTCATCGGATCCATATTATTGAGATGATAATCCAACACACGCTGTATCACAGTCTTGCAGCTCGCACAGAGATCGCCGTTTGGTGCTGATGGGTGAACCCAGTCCAAGAAACCAACTAGCAAACTGAGTTGCTGAACAATGCTTGATCGACTTAGGCGACTGTCCTTGGGATGTGTGCCTTGGAATGTTGGACTAAGGAGTTCAAGGCAGAGGATGCCACCGCCTGGCACTGCAAAGGCCATAAGCTACACAAGTGTCAGACAGTTTCGAAGATAACTAGACTCAAGGACTCACCAGCCACTCCATATCACGCCGAATATCACGGAACCGATCCTTGTGCATCCAGAACATTAGAGTAAGCGTTATCATCTCATACGAAACCAAAAGAACATCTCCTTCATCCGGACACCCAAATTGGAGGAGCAGCCTTTCCAGCAAGAACATGTTCTGTAGATGTGTGAGTCGGATGAATACTTTCATGGACACAACGTTTGTCTCGACTGGGGGGTCAGAAAGGTCTTTGTCATACGACTGTATTTCTGAtctgggaagaggaagatctgTGGGGTCATCGGGATCATAGGTAAGGCATCGGGGAAGTTCAGCGATGACATTTATCTGCCTTTGCTTGAGATTTCTAGAAGAATTAGTGAGCTTTCCTTG belongs to Fusarium musae strain F31 chromosome 9, whole genome shotgun sequence and includes:
- a CDS encoding hypothetical protein (EggNog:ENOG41), with the protein product MASYYPEGECYFVRSSLRYSSHWSADNEAKFYRTVLLEYYWNGWPATGVTQRSHPRSRWQHGTPAGVGGTRFGDWDRFWVGESRNKSPNDMLRIHSHPNSLNWNECRDHQRGGPRKYILRPVEIQHQDTQWLWIDATIPLRAIYFPVAYRTDQAFPNLCTYVVIDLRHRGQLQMFSIGGLTRTLNITSYNGLGWHDDLTWGFNITDIIAYLSIPHKLRNPDYGLFASKPRGQELVVYANSSLTWRSDPKDIQHHGNFFREMDFARILSATFAVEVGWRPYQHNPFLRNLVVRAIQLGLGLIPGVGPIFSVAFGMAVKLLTDPDSFGSDDILDLPFAILESVISSGKRSQKFIAPDWLAQCPCGGQQQGAPLTNQQKEDRKKLGEEINNRLTAELNAQPIIRSLEEQEKLLTGRAEEIRDEATQTTQETEPEEKQEAEEQYIKDGTEETGEKHD
- a CDS encoding hypothetical protein (EggNog:ENOG41); the encoded protein is MRQFTHDSVKAVHLPRTTAWGHRAALQSTMPSLKGLKYDLTRVPLESTTLACIDQNTLRMIHQSLPHLHSLVIYQLDRDTFVLEHGPITKKPRLPNFSDQVAQLIGRLKEMQQLRRFAFAFDKKWMIQEYSLEALLELNARLRQADSAPSASEDIDWIHYYASGAQDHEWHSNLITHILEAVPQLKELCVLPPGSRFYRGTKTEGVVSFRRVNPGDPGEESRFPNRFLDQES
- a CDS encoding hypothetical protein (EggNog:ENOG41), whose protein sequence is MPTEIVCMIGDNMSSNEIKNWTLVSTRFCDILLPRICKHLKFSGNMEELTNSLNAYFKRKNASFRHLAHHHTKFVTFEVTQFNSIFEMRAWVQRCGVDTIPIGRFLADTPNLHGVVFDIWLPDPKEAFRFISFIRRGADWHGPKHVYFKNYAEYWDIGKIVGKFKSGALKGISLPLTSLLDHCGQIARNGVNLTSLRLSKYLCIYYRVSRMAVFNNQVANMMAKDFPHLESLEIYDRFSRRGLTLYRGYSDNSYRWCREIAKAAFILTQLRRLRRFAISMCPLESNDISIDSITRQLLGMMMMKEKDLGPGEVHGPEGVSKLVTTYFAARAKGLEEVCITSEDPVNPVFYRATLTGDVWNISKESFEDPSQKDLFPNVLGN
- a CDS encoding hypothetical protein (EggNog:ENOG41); protein product: MTYLGVHAEKLTGPHKPSLSSEHKRRLFGRVYNLDKAIVAFTGRPPLLNPHFCSTPPPLDLSDEDLLAGGAVLERAVSELDSRGWNLRGGVYPSSICRAGYLMAQILNEIIDISLGSGSNTTVETIRNLKQRQINVIAELPRCLTYDPDDPTDLPLPRSEIQSYDKDLSDPPVETNVVSMKVFIRLTHLQNMFLLERLLLQFGCPDEGDVLLVSYEMITLTLMFWMHKDRFRDIRRDMEWLLMAFAVPGGGILCLELLSPTFQGTHPKDSRLSRSSIVQQLSLLVGFLDWVHPSAPNGDLCASCKTVIQRVLDYHLNNMDPMSDIGSLDQFSSGLAGRLNFRFELLNTFDWLNAG